Part of the Longimicrobiales bacterium genome, ACGGATGCGTCACTGCGAGAGCAAAACCCGTCGCGATCGCTGCATCCACGGCATTTCCGCCGGCAGCAAGGACGTCGGCCCCGACCTGACTCGCAAGCCACTGCTGGGAAGAAACCATCCCACCGTTCGATCGCGCAGTCTCTGCCGACTGGGCCTCCGCAAACGCTGGGGAGAGGAGGCCGATGAAAGCCACGCAGGCCAGAGCCCGTGAGACGATCGTAGAGCGAAGGATGGCTGGGAGCATCGGAGAACCTTTGCGGTGCAGAAGTCGTGACGAGTGGGTGGAACAAGATCCGGCCCAGCCATAGTCCGCGCCAGACGCCGCCGTGATTGCCGGAACACGCGGCTCGGGTTACTTCATTCGCCCTCACACGTATGCGGTTCGGGCACATTCGAGCCCGGTTCGACACGCACACGAAGACCAAGGAATCTGAGCGCGACATGACGATCAAGAGACGTGATTTCATCAAGAAGGCTGGAACCGGCGCCGCCGGGGTGGCCGCACTCGGGGCATGCTCCAGTGGTGAGGGCAGCGCAGATGCTGTGCAGGCCGGTGGTGTAAGCGGTCCTCGTGTGGAGTGGCGCCTCGCGACGAGCTTCCCGCCGTCGCTCGACATCCTGCACGGCGCCGGTGTGCGCGTAGCAGAACGCGTCGCGGCGCTTACGAACAACAACTTCACGATTCGCGTCTACGCGGCGGGTGAAATCGTTCCCGCGCTCCAGGTCATGGACGCGGTCATGCAGGGCACCGTCCAGTGCGGTGTCTCACCGGGCTACTACTACATCGGAAAAAATCCGGCGCTCGCATTCGATACGGCCATTCCGTTCGGTCTCAGCACACGCCAGCAATATGCGTGGATGATGCACGGCGGCGGCCTCGACCTGCTGAACAACATCTACTCGGACTTCGGCATCATTTCGTTCCCCTGCAATTCGACGGGTGGCCAGATGGGTGGGTGGTTCCGCGAGCCTGTAAACAGTCTCTCGGAGCTGGCAGGCCTTCGCTTCCGGATCCCTGGTATCGGGGGCGAAATCATGTCGCGCCTCGGCGTCACGGTTCAGAACCTCGGTGCGGCGGAGATCTATCCAGCGCTTGAGCGCGGGGCGATCGACGCCACGGAGTGGGTCGGACCCTACGACGATGAGAAGCTCGGCTTCTATCAGGTTGCGAAGAATTACTACTACCCGGGCTGGTGGGAGCCTGGTGTCACGATGGGCCTGCTCATCAGTCAGGAGGCGTTCAATGAGCTTCCTGTCTCCTATCAGGAAGTACTCAAGTCAGTGTGCGGCGAGACCTTCGCGGACCGACTGGCCGCCTACGACAATGCGAACCCGCTGGCGTTACAGCGACTCGTCAACGACCACGGTGTGACGGTCCGCGAATATCCCCAAGACATCATGGACGCGGCTTGGCGGGAGTCCAACGCATACCTCGAGGAGGAGTCGGCCAAGGATGCGACCTTCCGTGAGGTATGGGAGTCCTACCGGACGTTCC contains:
- a CDS encoding twin-arginine translocation signal domain-containing protein yields the protein MTIKRRDFIKKAGTGAAGVAALGACSSGEGSADAVQAGGVSGPRVEWRLATSFPPSLDILHGAGVRVAERVAALTNNNFTIRVYAAGEIVPALQVMDAVMQGTVQCGVSPGYYYIGKNPALAFDTAIPFGLSTRQQYAWMMHGGGLDLLNNIYSDFGIISFPCNSTGGQMGGWFREPVNSLSELAGLRFRIPGIGGEIMSRLGVTVQNLGAAEIYPALERGAIDATEWVGPYDDEKLGFYQVAKNYYYPGWWEPGVTMGLLISQEAFNELPVSYQEVLKSVCGETFADRLAAYDNANPLALQRLVNDHGVTVREYPQDIMDAAWRESNAYLEEESAKDATFREVWESYRTFRDAQWSYANGNELAYQVSAFGRV